The genomic segment ATGCGGGCACCTATTTTGACAAAACCTACGGCGACGTCAAAATCGAGCAGTTGGGAGCAGGCCTGAAATTCACCATGTTGCCCACAAAAGAGCTGTTTACGGGCACCATGGAGCACTTCCATTACGATACCTGGAAAGTGCAATTCAATGATCCCTACCTTCCATTTGCCTTGGTTTCCTTCGAATTGGGCCCGAAAGGCGAAGTTCAAGGCTTCAAAATCGACCTCCCCAACGGAGATTTTCACTTCTACCAACTCAACTTTAGAGTGAAAAGTGAAAAGTGAAAAGTAAGTAGTCGTCCACCGCTTGTTTGCGTTGCGACTTTTCACTTTTAGTTTTTCACTTTTCACTTACTTATCCACATTCAGTGGCGGCTCAACTGTGGGTTTCTTGGCCGCATGGGCGCAGGCCTTGGCCTTATATTTGTAGCTGAAAGGAAGAAGAATGAATATCCTGCCACTTTTGTTGATGGCCTGTTGGGCTATTGTCGGTTCGTCGAATCATGGACGGCCGGTGGCGGCTGTGGATCCCTGTCAACTGCAAGGTGCGGTGTTTGTGGAGGAGGTCGAGGGCTTTGCCACCTACCGTGTTTTTGTGGAGGATATTGAAAATTTTGCCGATTTGAGGGTTTACAAAGAACCCGTGCGTGGATTTGCCGACAAACCTGGCCGATGGCACTTCACCGATACAAAAGCTTTCGCCGATTTTTCCGTTGCATTCGTAGACGTGAAGGTGCGGGCTGATTTCTCGATTTATTATACCGAATTCCAGAGCCTTTCCGGCTGCAAATAACGATGGTTGTAGAAGCTTCGATTCAGCTCAATCTCGATATCCCCAAGGAGGATTTTGACCAAGTGGTGGCCGTACTTTCCGAGATCGGCTACTATGCGTTTGAAGAAACACCTTCGGTGTTGAAAGCCTTCATCATGGAGAGCGACTATGACAGCGCAGCATTCGATCAAGCGATTCAGGACTTTTTTCCTGAGCTTCGTTTTTCCAAGACCGTGGAAAGGATCGAAGCGAAGGATTGGAACGCGGAGTGGGAGGCGAATTTCCACAGCGTGACCGTAGGCGACTTCTGCGAAGTGCATCCGCCGCATCGCGCACCTGATCCCAATGTCAAGTACCATTTGCTTGTGGCACCTAAGATGGCCTTCGGGACCGGGCACCATGCGACCACTTGGCTGATGCTCGAGGAATGCAGCCGGCTCGATTTCGCGGGGAAGGATGTGCTCGACATGGGCTGTGGAACCGGCGTTTTGGGAATTCTCGCCCATCAGTTGGGTGCGGCGCATGTCACCTGCATCGACTTTGATCCGTGGTGCGAGGAAAATACCCGCGAAAATGCCGGATTGAACAACATCGCCGATCTGGAAATCCTGCTGGGAGACGCCTCGGCGATTCCGGATAGACGTTACCAGATTATCTTAGCCAACATCAACCGAAATGTATTGTTGGCCGACCGTGACCATTATGTCAATGCACTTTCGCCCGGTGGAATCATCGCCATGAGTGGATTTTATGACTTTGACGAGGAAAAGGTCACCGCGCACTACACCGCTGCCGGACTCCATCTCGTGCAACGCTGCGAAAAGACCAATTGGGTCATGCTGGCTTTTGAAAAGACCGACAATACTGCTCTGAATTCATGAAGAAGGTAGGATTTCTTGCGAATATGATAGATCGAATTCCGATGAGGCGCAACGCAAAACGATTGTTTTCCAATTTGTTGGGCTGTTTCATGTTGATGGGCATCGTTTTGGGCTTTGCTGGACAGGCGCTTTCCCAAAATTCCAAAACCCTCAACGACGACCCTGCCAAATTCATCGTCGAATTTGAAAGTCGCATTGCACCTCTTGGCGACAAGGCGACGCAACAGTACCTGAAAGTCTTCCGGTTGAATTGGGAGACAGGCAAATACACCCGTATGGAGCAGGAAAGGTTTGTGATCCAGACCAATATCATGCTGCTCAAGAACTACCAAATCGCCGGCGAGGTGCTTTCCTACGCCAAGGCGTTCGAATTGCTCCACAGTGACACCGCCAAGGCCAAGCTGAATGTGGACGCATTTTTCAATGTCGCTGACTCCTGCATTTTGACGTTGGATCGCGTGCAGTCTGGCAAATTTTACGGGTTCATTCAACAATACCTCGGCACAGGCGCCGTCGTCAAAACTTCAGGATCGAGTTGGTCGAT from the Bacteroidota bacterium genome contains:
- the prmA gene encoding 50S ribosomal protein L11 methyltransferase, coding for MVVEASIQLNLDIPKEDFDQVVAVLSEIGYYAFEETPSVLKAFIMESDYDSAAFDQAIQDFFPELRFSKTVERIEAKDWNAEWEANFHSVTVGDFCEVHPPHRAPDPNVKYHLLVAPKMAFGTGHHATTWLMLEECSRLDFAGKDVLDMGCGTGVLGILAHQLGAAHVTCIDFDPWCEENTRENAGLNNIADLEILLGDASAIPDRRYQIILANINRNVLLADRDHYVNALSPGGIIAMSGFYDFDEEKVTAHYTAAGLHLVQRCEKTNWVMLAFEKTDNTALNS